A part of Campylobacter concisus genomic DNA contains:
- a CDS encoding GTPase ObgE, whose amino-acid sequence MFIDSARLTLSSGHGGAGAVSFRREKHVILGGPDGGDGGDGGDVYFVCDNNTHTLANYKGKRAMKAGNGEAGMGKRMTGKKGENLELIVPPGTAVYDAQTNELLCDIVSEGQKTLFLKGGKGGLGNFHFKNSINQAPEYAQKGMPEESIEVRLELKLIADVGLVGFPNVGKSTLISAVSNAKPQIANYEFTTLTPKLGLVEVDEFSGFVMADIPGIIEGASDGRGLGVQFLKHIERNKILLFMIDSANYRSMSEQFSVLKEEVAKFSSVLASRDYAIAITRVDAAENLDENIKEFMKSINLEPNQDGKFVYKQDLYSFDAKKPYFILPISSATNENIDELKFALLELLKKEL is encoded by the coding sequence ATGTTTATAGATAGTGCAAGATTGACTCTAAGTTCGGGGCATGGTGGAGCTGGAGCTGTGAGTTTTCGCCGTGAAAAACACGTCATTTTAGGTGGTCCTGATGGCGGAGATGGCGGAGATGGCGGAGATGTTTATTTTGTTTGTGACAACAATACCCATACTTTAGCAAATTATAAGGGTAAAAGAGCCATGAAGGCTGGCAATGGTGAAGCTGGCATGGGCAAGCGAATGACTGGCAAAAAGGGCGAAAATTTAGAACTCATAGTCCCTCCTGGCACAGCTGTTTATGACGCACAGACAAATGAACTACTCTGTGATATAGTTAGCGAGGGCCAAAAGACGCTATTTTTAAAGGGCGGTAAAGGCGGACTTGGAAATTTTCACTTTAAAAACTCTATCAATCAAGCCCCAGAATACGCTCAAAAGGGCATGCCAGAAGAGAGCATAGAGGTCAGACTTGAGCTAAAGCTGATAGCTGACGTGGGTCTTGTTGGCTTTCCAAATGTTGGCAAATCAACACTCATCTCAGCCGTCTCAAACGCCAAGCCACAGATCGCAAACTACGAATTTACCACGCTTACGCCAAAGCTCGGACTTGTTGAGGTCGATGAGTTTAGTGGCTTTGTCATGGCTGACATCCCTGGTATCATCGAGGGAGCGAGCGACGGACGCGGCCTTGGCGTGCAGTTTTTAAAGCACATCGAGAGAAATAAAATTTTGCTTTTTATGATAGATAGTGCAAATTACAGAAGCATGAGCGAGCAGTTTAGCGTGCTAAAAGAGGAGGTCGCTAAATTTTCAAGCGTGCTTGCCAGCAGGGACTACGCTATCGCGATCACCAGAGTCGATGCGGCTGAAAATTTAGATGAAAATATAAAAGAATTTATGAAAAGTATAAATTTAGAGCCAAATCAAGATGGTAAATTTGTCTATAAGCAAGACCTATACAGCTTTGATGCCAAAAAACCATACTTTATTTTACCGATCTCATCTGCGACGAACGAAAACATCGATGAGCTTAAATTTGCACTGCTTGAGCTACTAAAAAAAGAGCTTTGA
- a CDS encoding GDP-mannose dehydrogenase, whose translation MKKIFYIMLFCLGAYSCDPADPAYMFLDFNDNNRDGVLNLDEWVTCKAPQALKIAPDLCTGQEFKRLDTDHNGKISLDELGSLLFQKIDWKEDPCAFWPPDSKNVDQNKGIAK comes from the coding sequence ATGAAGAAAATTTTTTACATTATGCTATTTTGCCTTGGTGCATATAGCTGCGATCCAGCCGATCCAGCATATATGTTTTTGGATTTTAATGATAATAATCGCGACGGCGTGCTAAATTTAGATGAGTGGGTAACATGCAAAGCGCCCCAAGCTCTAAAAATAGCGCCAGATCTATGCACTGGGCAGGAATTTAAGAGGTTAGATACCGATCATAACGGCAAAATTAGCCTTGATGAGCTAGGAAGTTTATTGTTTCAAAAGATTGATTGGAAAGAAGATCCTTGCGCCTTCTGGCCGCCGGATAGCAAAAACGTAGATCAAAATAAGGGCATTGCTAAATAG
- a CDS encoding 50S ribosomal protein L27, protein MAHKKGQGSTQNNRDSIGRRLGVKKFGGEFVRAGNIIIRQRGTATHAGNNVGLGKDHTIFALVDGFVKFERLDKNRKKVSVYPAA, encoded by the coding sequence ATGGCACACAAAAAAGGTCAAGGTTCAACCCAAAATAACCGTGATAGTATCGGACGCCGATTAGGTGTTAAAAAATTTGGTGGCGAGTTCGTTCGTGCTGGAAATATAATCATCCGCCAAAGAGGAACAGCAACTCATGCTGGAAATAATGTAGGTCTTGGCAAAGACCACACAATTTTTGCATTAGTCGATGGCTTTGTAAAATTTGAAAGACTTGATAAAAACAGAAAAAAAGTATCTGTTTATCCAGCTGCATAA
- a CDS encoding ATP-binding protein, which produces MQSKQSLNKISNYSGLAVSLIVHGAAVYFLLSHDFDEIKIGEQKPIKIALNSFTPVPQVSAPQIAEQMLIPEPTPPAPPPPPEPPKSEPKPEPKPEPKKVEKPKREIKKVEPKKEKKIEPKPEPVITQSVQPIVPPASVNTNLPANNKSIAAAPVQNVTPELNLSNSQGDEDFTKVIIAVKRHKSYPNNARRMKHQGVVEVRFLLKQDGSIDELKVSKSSGFESLDNGALENIQRASSEFPKPKQDRYLRFPISYTLK; this is translated from the coding sequence TTGCAATCCAAACAATCTCTGAATAAAATTTCAAATTACAGCGGCTTAGCTGTTTCGCTTATAGTGCATGGAGCAGCAGTATATTTTTTGCTTTCACATGATTTTGATGAGATAAAAATAGGTGAGCAAAAACCGATAAAAATAGCTCTTAATTCATTTACTCCAGTGCCACAAGTTTCAGCACCTCAAATAGCGGAGCAAATGCTTATCCCAGAGCCAACTCCACCAGCTCCACCGCCACCGCCAGAGCCACCAAAATCTGAGCCAAAGCCAGAACCAAAACCTGAACCTAAAAAGGTGGAGAAACCAAAGCGTGAAATAAAAAAGGTAGAGCCTAAAAAAGAGAAAAAAATAGAGCCCAAGCCTGAACCGGTAATTACTCAGTCAGTGCAGCCTATTGTACCGCCAGCCAGTGTAAATACAAATTTGCCAGCCAATAACAAGTCTATCGCTGCAGCTCCAGTTCAAAATGTAACACCTGAGCTAAATTTATCAAATTCGCAAGGCGATGAAGATTTTACGAAGGTTATAATCGCAGTTAAGAGGCATAAAAGTTACCCAAATAATGCTAGACGTATGAAACATCAAGGAGTTGTAGAAGTTAGGTTTTTGCTCAAGCAAGACGGCAGCATAGATGAACTTAAAGTTAGTAAAAGCTCTGGTTTTGAGTCGCTTGATAATGGTGCTTTAGAAAATATTCAAAGAGCAAGTTCTGAGTTTCCAAAGCCTAAACAAGATCGTTATCTGCGCTTTCCTATTTCATATACACTAAAATAA
- a CDS encoding 50S ribosomal protein L21 yields MSKYAIFKHGGKQYRVSEGEYLKLDHFSAETKSTVEITEVLAVNDGEVKVGAPFVKGAKVVLEVVNEGKDKKVVIYKKRRRKDSKLKRGFRRQFTRVKVVSIAA; encoded by the coding sequence ATGTCAAAATACGCTATATTTAAGCATGGCGGTAAGCAATATCGTGTTAGCGAGGGCGAGTACCTTAAGCTAGATCACTTTAGTGCTGAAACTAAATCAACCGTTGAGATTACAGAAGTTTTGGCTGTAAATGACGGCGAAGTAAAGGTAGGTGCGCCATTTGTGAAGGGTGCAAAAGTTGTTCTTGAGGTCGTTAATGAAGGTAAAGACAAAAAAGTAGTTATCTACAAAAAACGCAGACGTAAAGACTCAAAACTAAAACGCGGCTTTAGAAGACAATTTACACGTGTAAAAGTCGTAAGTATCGCAGCTTAA
- a CDS encoding methionyl-tRNA formyltransferase, with protein MNVVFMGTPDYAVRILRHLKEAGFNIKAVFTQPDKPVGRKQILTPSEVKIYAQNELGGVPVFTPHTLKDEAVVAELKAFEPKFIVVAAYGKILPQSVLDVATCINLHASILPKYRGASPIQSAILAGEKQTGVTAMLMDAGLDTGDMLDFIYTPCESKMSSELFSELGELGGELIVKVLKNFENLKPQKQDDAQASHCKKISKSDGLFSFDEEAGQIYNKFRALTPWPGIYLTSGLKILSLELSEKSGKIGEILSVEKDHVVVACKGGAVKIYELQEPSKKPTNAKAYINGKRLSVGDELK; from the coding sequence ATGAATGTAGTTTTTATGGGAACGCCTGATTATGCGGTTAGGATACTTAGGCACCTAAAAGAAGCCGGCTTTAACATAAAAGCTGTCTTTACCCAGCCTGATAAGCCAGTTGGCAGAAAGCAAATTTTAACCCCAAGTGAGGTCAAAATTTACGCGCAAAACGAGTTAGGAGGCGTGCCAGTCTTTACACCACATACGCTAAAAGATGAGGCGGTAGTTGCCGAGCTAAAGGCATTTGAGCCTAAATTTATCGTGGTGGCAGCTTATGGCAAAATTTTGCCACAAAGTGTGCTTGACGTGGCAACTTGTATAAATTTGCACGCCTCGATCTTGCCAAAATATAGAGGTGCTAGCCCCATTCAAAGCGCCATACTAGCAGGTGAGAAGCAAACTGGCGTCACAGCTATGCTAATGGACGCTGGGCTTGACACTGGCGATATGCTGGACTTCATCTATACGCCTTGCGAGAGCAAGATGTCAAGCGAGCTTTTTAGTGAGCTAGGCGAGCTTGGCGGTGAGCTAATCGTAAAAGTGCTTAAAAATTTTGAAAATTTAAAGCCACAAAAACAAGACGACGCGCAGGCCTCGCACTGCAAAAAGATAAGCAAGAGCGACGGACTTTTTAGTTTTGATGAAGAGGCGGGGCAAATTTATAATAAATTTCGTGCGCTCACACCTTGGCCAGGGATTTATCTGACAAGCGGACTAAAAATTTTATCACTTGAGCTAAGCGAAAAAAGTGGTAAAATCGGAGAAATTTTAAGCGTAGAAAAAGATCACGTTGTGGTTGCTTGCAAGGGTGGGGCGGTCAAAATTTACGAGCTTCAAGAGCCAAGCAAAAAGCCAACAAACGCAAAAGCATATATAAATGGTAAGCGCCTTAGTGTTGGCGATGAATTAAAATAA
- a CDS encoding anaerobic C4-dicarboxylate transporter codes for MDFLMNLSEGMQFAIQLLIVLICLFYGAKKGGIALGMLGGIGLIVLVFGFNIEPGKPAIDVMLTILAVVVASATLQASGGLDVMLQIAETILRKNPKYVSILAPFVTCTLTILCGTGHVVYTVLPIVYDIAIKNGIRPERPMAASSIASQMGIIASPVSVAVVTLTSFLINAKTHLAGFDGYLDLLKITIPSTFCGVLAVGIFSWFRGKDLDKDEVFQAKLQDPEFKKYVYGDSATLLGKKLPGYQWAAMWIFLGSILIVALLGYFKDLRPSWTTYKDATVVQVIANLPTEQKVLKTLKIKDASIQTEAAELKVANDKLNANQKAQSVKIIGKDANQTLTRTADGAVTYINEKGAKEEFQGAYINISNKQASSKSLSMVHVIQIFMLLTGAIILIFTPTDASKIGKNEIFRSGMIALVAVFGISWMAETMFAVHTPMMKEALGSIVKEHPWTYAVMLLIISKFVNSQAAALVAFVPLALNIDVNPAIILAFAPACYGYYILPTYPSDLAAIQFDRSGTTHIGKFVINHSFIIPGLIGVISSCIFGYIFATAFGYL; via the coding sequence ATGGATTTTCTCATGAATTTAAGTGAAGGTATGCAGTTTGCTATTCAGCTTCTCATCGTCCTTATCTGTTTGTTCTACGGAGCTAAAAAAGGTGGTATCGCACTTGGTATGCTAGGCGGTATCGGTCTTATAGTTCTTGTTTTTGGATTTAACATCGAGCCTGGTAAGCCAGCTATTGATGTTATGCTAACTATCCTTGCTGTCGTTGTGGCAAGTGCTACGCTTCAAGCCAGTGGTGGCCTTGATGTTATGCTTCAAATAGCAGAAACCATACTTAGAAAAAATCCAAAATATGTAAGTATCTTGGCTCCTTTTGTAACATGTACGCTTACTATTTTATGCGGTACTGGACACGTTGTTTATACTGTGCTTCCTATCGTTTATGACATTGCTATCAAAAATGGTATCCGCCCAGAGCGACCAATGGCAGCAAGCTCGATAGCCTCACAAATGGGCATCATCGCAAGCCCAGTTTCAGTTGCTGTTGTAACTCTTACAAGCTTTCTTATTAATGCTAAAACTCACCTAGCTGGCTTTGATGGATATTTAGATCTTTTAAAGATTACGATTCCATCAACATTTTGCGGTGTTTTAGCGGTAGGAATTTTTAGCTGGTTTAGAGGCAAAGATCTTGATAAAGACGAAGTCTTTCAAGCAAAGCTTCAAGATCCTGAGTTTAAAAAATATGTTTATGGCGATAGTGCGACACTTTTAGGCAAAAAGCTTCCTGGCTATCAATGGGCTGCGATGTGGATATTTTTAGGCTCTATCCTTATAGTTGCGCTTCTTGGATATTTTAAAGATCTTCGTCCAAGCTGGACTACTTACAAAGACGCAACGGTCGTTCAAGTAATAGCTAACCTTCCAACTGAACAAAAAGTTTTAAAAACCTTAAAAATAAAAGATGCTAGCATCCAAACAGAGGCGGCTGAGCTAAAAGTAGCAAACGATAAGCTAAATGCCAATCAAAAAGCTCAATCAGTCAAAATCATCGGCAAAGATGCAAATCAAACTCTTACTCGTACAGCTGATGGTGCAGTAACATATATAAATGAAAAAGGCGCAAAAGAAGAATTCCAAGGTGCTTACATTAATATAAGCAACAAACAAGCATCTTCAAAGAGCTTAAGCATGGTTCATGTCATCCAAATTTTCATGCTTTTAACTGGCGCTATCATTTTAATCTTTACACCAACAGATGCTAGTAAGATCGGTAAAAACGAGATATTTAGATCAGGTATGATCGCTCTTGTTGCAGTATTTGGTATCTCTTGGATGGCTGAGACTATGTTTGCAGTGCATACTCCGATGATGAAAGAGGCGCTAGGAAGCATCGTAAAAGAGCATCCTTGGACTTATGCGGTTATGCTTTTGATTATCTCAAAATTTGTAAATTCTCAAGCTGCAGCATTGGTTGCATTTGTGCCATTAGCTTTAAATATCGATGTTAATCCTGCTATCATTCTAGCCTTTGCGCCAGCTTGCTACGGATACTACATCCTACCAACATATCCAAGCGACCTTGCGGCTATTCAGTTTGATAGAAGCGGTACGACACATATTGGTAAATTTGTTATCAATCACAGTTTTATCATTCCGGGTCTTATTGGCGTTATATCCTCTTGTATATTTGGCTATATTTTTGCAACTGCTTTTGGATATCTATAA
- a CDS encoding hydroxymethylpyrimidine/phosphomethylpyrimidine kinase, which translates to MKNALSIAGVDPSGGAGVLADIKVFIAHGVYAMGAITAVTAQNTKGIFGMQLVEPKLIKDQIRAIFDDIRVDVIKIGVVPSVEIIKSVAKMLREIKNLPPVVLDPVMSCKNGDIWLEGAAKDAIVEELFPLASVITPNIFEAREILKRELKGEGELKEACKELLKFGTKSVYLKCGELNGKSLDIFYDGSEYEIFSDERIKTTATHGSGCSLSSAIASNLANGLSLKESVKNAHDYIFNAIKNAVIIGGGQNPVNHFYKFKV; encoded by the coding sequence ATGAAAAATGCGTTAAGTATAGCAGGGGTTGATCCAAGTGGCGGAGCTGGAGTTTTAGCTGATATAAAGGTATTTATAGCACACGGCGTATATGCGATGGGAGCGATCACAGCGGTCACTGCTCAAAATACAAAGGGCATCTTTGGCATGCAGTTAGTTGAGCCAAAGCTCATCAAGGATCAGATAAGAGCGATATTTGATGATATAAGAGTTGATGTGATAAAAATAGGCGTTGTCCCAAGCGTTGAGATCATCAAAAGCGTCGCAAAAATGTTAAGAGAGATCAAAAATTTACCGCCAGTCGTGCTTGATCCTGTCATGAGCTGTAAAAATGGCGACATCTGGCTAGAGGGCGCTGCAAAGGACGCGATCGTGGAGGAGCTTTTCCCACTTGCAAGCGTGATCACGCCAAATATCTTTGAAGCGCGCGAAATTTTAAAGCGTGAGCTAAAGGGCGAGGGCGAGCTAAAAGAGGCTTGCAAGGAGCTTTTGAAATTTGGCACAAAGAGCGTCTATCTAAAGTGTGGCGAGCTTAATGGCAAGTCGCTTGATATATTTTATGATGGCAGCGAGTATGAAATTTTTAGCGACGAGCGCATAAAAACGACTGCGACACATGGCTCAGGCTGCTCGCTATCAAGTGCGATCGCTTCAAATTTAGCAAATGGGCTTAGTCTAAAAGAGAGCGTGAAAAACGCGCATGATTATATCTTTAACGCTATCAAAAACGCGGTTATCATCGGTGGCGGACAAAATCCGGTAAATCACTTCTATAAATTTAAGGTGTGA
- a CDS encoding sporulation initiation inhibitor Soj produces the protein MSEIITIANQKGGVGKTTTAVNLAASLAVAEKKVLLIDIDPQANATTGLGFSRSDYEFNIYHVLTDRKKLSQIVLKTEIPTLFLAPSNIGLVGIEQEFNDQSKDYKLILKNKISEVINDYDFIIIDSPPALGSITINALSASDSVIIPIQCEFYALEGLAQILNTVKIIKKTINPKLNIKGFLPTMFSSQNNLSKETIANLKQHFENKLFKSKDSKDEFVVVPRNVKLAESPSFGKPVILYDIKSPGSIAYQNLAYCILN, from the coding sequence ATGAGCGAGATAATAACAATAGCTAACCAAAAAGGCGGCGTTGGCAAGACCACAACAGCCGTAAATTTAGCCGCGTCACTGGCGGTAGCTGAAAAAAAAGTATTATTAATAGACATCGATCCACAGGCAAACGCGACGACTGGACTTGGCTTTAGTAGAAGCGACTATGAGTTTAACATCTATCACGTCTTAACAGATAGGAAAAAGCTCTCGCAAATTGTGTTAAAAACTGAGATCCCAACGCTTTTTCTAGCTCCGTCAAACATAGGACTTGTCGGCATCGAACAAGAATTTAACGACCAAAGCAAGGACTATAAACTAATACTTAAAAATAAAATTTCTGAAGTAATAAACGACTATGATTTTATCATCATCGATAGTCCTCCGGCACTTGGTAGCATCACGATAAATGCTCTTAGTGCAAGCGATAGCGTTATCATCCCTATCCAGTGCGAATTTTACGCACTTGAGGGTCTAGCTCAAATTTTAAATACGGTTAAGATTATTAAGAAGACGATAAATCCAAAGCTAAACATAAAGGGTTTTTTGCCGACTATGTTTAGCTCACAAAACAATCTTTCAAAAGAGACAATTGCAAATTTAAAGCAGCATTTTGAAAATAAGCTCTTTAAAAGTAAAGACAGTAAGGATGAATTTGTGGTCGTTCCAAGAAATGTAAAACTTGCTGAAAGCCCAAGTTTTGGTAAGCCAGTCATACTTTATGATATAAAATCGCCTGGCTCAATTGCGTATCAAAATTTGGCATATTGTATTTTAAACTAA
- a CDS encoding chromosome partitioning protein ParB, translated as MAKKGGLGRGLSAILEDVEQAYSKEIANLNDSEIVEEINIDEILPNPYQPRTHFDEEALKELSASIKRHGLIQPIIVIKKDDGYMLIAGERRYRATKMLGASKIKAIIADIKSQNLRELALIENIQRENLNPIELAKSYKELINEYKITQDGLANIIHKSRTQITNTMRLLLLSDYTQKLLQEDKLTQGHAKVIVGLSSEEERMVVDTIIGQKLSVRETEVLVKKIKNKEEVKEPKPQISEEMSKKLSNLQEIFKNLKIKTKVKSKNLILEFSDISQVEEFIAKLK; from the coding sequence ATGGCTAAAAAAGGTGGATTAGGGCGCGGACTTAGCGCGATACTTGAAGATGTAGAACAAGCCTACAGTAAAGAGATCGCAAATTTAAACGACTCTGAGATAGTCGAAGAGATAAATATAGATGAAATTTTACCAAACCCATACCAACCAAGAACGCATTTTGACGAAGAGGCCTTAAAAGAGCTAAGTGCCAGCATCAAAAGGCACGGACTAATACAACCAATAATAGTCATCAAAAAAGATGACGGCTATATGCTAATAGCTGGTGAGCGTAGATACCGCGCTACAAAGATGCTTGGAGCAAGCAAGATAAAGGCGATCATCGCTGATATCAAGTCTCAAAATTTAAGAGAGCTTGCGCTTATCGAAAACATACAACGTGAAAATTTAAATCCAATCGAACTTGCAAAGTCATATAAAGAGCTTATAAACGAGTATAAGATCACGCAAGATGGCCTAGCAAATATTATCCATAAGAGCAGAACTCAGATAACAAATACGATGAGACTTTTGCTACTTAGTGACTACACGCAAAAACTTTTACAAGAAGACAAGCTCACGCAAGGCCACGCTAAAGTCATCGTGGGGCTTAGCAGCGAAGAAGAAAGGATGGTTGTTGATACGATCATCGGCCAAAAACTAAGCGTCAGAGAGACAGAAGTCTTGGTAAAAAAGATAAAAAATAAAGAAGAAGTAAAAGAGCCAAAACCTCAAATTTCAGAAGAAATGAGCAAAAAATTATCAAATTTACAAGAAATTTTTAAAAATTTAAAGATAAAGACGAAAGTAAAATCTAAAAATTTAATATTAGAATTTAGCGACATTTCGCAGGTAGAAGAATTTATCGCTAAGCTAAAATAG
- a CDS encoding F0F1 ATP synthase subunit B' has protein sequence MIELKVDVSLMLLTVIVFCVLIAILNSLLYKPMLKFIDDRNASIKNDEESTSKNASDLSVHEKEIEEIIQNARAEANKIRQEALNLAREESLKEVNAVKSSLEADYNEFLNALSSQKDSLKADLAAKLPELRAALNAKLSKI, from the coding sequence ATGATAGAATTAAAAGTTGATGTGTCATTGATGCTTTTAACGGTTATCGTTTTTTGTGTCCTGATCGCCATTTTAAATTCATTGCTATATAAACCAATGCTCAAATTTATAGATGACAGAAATGCCTCTATAAAAAATGATGAAGAGAGCACGAGCAAAAACGCAAGTGACCTAAGCGTTCATGAAAAAGAGATCGAAGAGATCATACAAAACGCAAGAGCAGAGGCTAACAAAATAAGACAAGAGGCCTTAAATTTGGCAAGAGAAGAGTCTTTAAAAGAGGTTAATGCCGTAAAAAGTAGCCTAGAAGCTGACTACAACGAATTTCTAAACGCTCTAAGCTCTCAAAAAGATAGCCTAAAAGCAGATCTAGCAGCTAAACTACCAGAACTTAGGGCTGCTTTAAATGCTAAGCTCTCTAAAATTTAA
- a CDS encoding F0F1 ATP synthase subunit B, which translates to MKIKILFFLALPFLAYASEHGGANNDIVERTLNFLLFFAILVYFVAKPLKALYQSRIDRIANKLESIQEKLRDSKAKKDDALKRVEEAKQNANALIETAKKEAVNLAAKVKKEAQNDIANIEKGYKEQKEFEERKMTKGVVNEILSDIFSSDSLKVDQKELVNIILKKVS; encoded by the coding sequence ATGAAGATAAAAATTTTATTTTTTCTAGCACTTCCGTTTCTAGCCTATGCGAGTGAGCATGGTGGAGCAAACAACGACATAGTTGAGAGAACGCTAAACTTCTTACTTTTCTTTGCTATTTTGGTCTATTTTGTTGCTAAGCCACTTAAGGCTCTATATCAAAGCAGGATCGACAGGATCGCAAATAAGCTTGAAAGTATCCAGGAGAAACTTCGTGACTCTAAAGCTAAAAAAGATGACGCTCTAAAGCGTGTCGAAGAGGCTAAACAAAATGCAAACGCTCTAATTGAAACTGCAAAAAAAGAGGCTGTAAATTTAGCTGCTAAAGTTAAAAAAGAGGCTCAAAACGATATCGCAAATATCGAAAAAGGTTACAAAGAGCAAAAAGAATTTGAAGAGCGCAAGATGACAAAAGGCGTTGTAAATGAAATTTTGAGTGACATTTTCTCAAGCGATAGCCTAAAAGTCGATCAAAAAGAGCTTGTAAATATCATACTTAAAAAGGTTAGCTAA
- a CDS encoding F0F1 ATP synthase subunit delta, with product MNEVVAKKYVKAILSDVKPGELNAFIENLVELAAAFGSDKFKSIISLPTLKAAKKAEFILSLVKNSDAKFANFIKLLGANKRLELIPAILNEMKIEQSLLENTYRGEVIGNFDPSAEQLKALEENFSKKFDSKIKLDGSKSDYNGVKVELDDLGVEVNFSIDRLKSQMSEYILKAI from the coding sequence ATGAATGAAGTAGTAGCCAAAAAATATGTTAAAGCGATCCTAAGCGATGTAAAGCCAGGTGAGCTAAACGCATTTATCGAAAATTTAGTTGAGCTAGCTGCCGCTTTTGGAAGCGATAAATTTAAGAGCATTATAAGCTTGCCAACTCTAAAAGCTGCAAAAAAGGCAGAATTTATACTTTCTTTAGTAAAAAATTCAGACGCCAAATTTGCAAATTTTATAAAGCTTCTTGGTGCAAACAAAAGACTAGAGCTTATCCCAGCGATCCTAAACGAGATGAAGATAGAGCAATCTTTGCTTGAAAATACATATCGCGGCGAGGTTATTGGAAATTTTGATCCAAGCGCTGAGCAACTAAAAGCTTTGGAAGAGAATTTCTCTAAGAAATTTGACTCTAAGATCAAGCTTGATGGTTCAAAGAGCGATTACAACGGCGTAAAAGTTGAGTTAGACGATTTAGGTGTCGAGGTAAATTTCTCGATCGACAGACTAAAAAGTCAAATGAGTGAATATATATTAAAAGCAATTTAA
- a CDS encoding flagellar biosynthesis protein FlhB — protein MAGEDQEKTEEATPKKIEDAKKDGNVPKSQDLAGFVTLVIAIGVLLSMLNFMKEQIISLYIYYSKFIGQPLTLPTIKMIVVNTFARSLLMILPVCICVAIAGVIANVMQFGFIFTTKPIMPNFGKINPLKGLKNLFSMKKVIDSIKIVLKVSIVFGVGFYFFLQFIKELPHTLFFSMFDQLAWLKEKLIILVSVMLFILFVVGLIDLLIVRFQYFKDLRMSKQEIKDEYKQMEGDPQVKGRIRQAQMRAAKRRMMQNIPQADVVITNPTHYAVAIRYDKSRDEAPIILAKGVDFLALQIKKIAVENGVQIYENPPLARELYKICEVDDTIPAHLFRAVAEVLSFVYMSNKQKFKDKL, from the coding sequence ATGGCAGGCGAAGATCAGGAAAAAACCGAAGAAGCGACCCCCAAAAAGATAGAAGATGCCAAAAAAGACGGCAACGTCCCCAAAAGTCAGGATCTAGCTGGGTTCGTGACCCTTGTCATCGCTATTGGCGTACTACTTTCGATGCTAAATTTTATGAAAGAACAGATCATCTCACTTTATATATACTATTCAAAATTTATCGGTCAGCCACTGACCTTGCCAACTATAAAAATGATCGTTGTAAATACCTTTGCAAGGTCACTTCTTATGATACTTCCAGTTTGTATCTGTGTGGCGATCGCTGGTGTCATTGCAAATGTAATGCAGTTTGGATTTATCTTTACCACAAAGCCTATAATGCCAAATTTTGGCAAGATAAATCCACTAAAAGGGTTAAAAAATTTATTCTCGATGAAAAAAGTGATAGACAGCATTAAGATCGTGCTAAAAGTTAGTATCGTCTTTGGTGTTGGATTTTATTTTTTCTTGCAGTTTATCAAAGAGCTTCCGCACACGCTCTTTTTTTCTATGTTTGATCAGCTTGCTTGGCTAAAAGAAAAGCTCATTATTCTTGTTAGTGTCATGCTTTTTATACTTTTTGTGGTCGGCCTTATCGACCTTCTCATCGTGCGTTTTCAATATTTTAAGGACCTTCGTATGAGCAAGCAAGAGATAAAAGATGAGTATAAACAAATGGAAGGAGATCCGCAGGTAAAAGGCAGAATTCGTCAAGCACAAATGCGTGCAGCCAAGCGTCGAATGATGCAAAATATCCCACAAGCTGACGTAGTCATCACAAACCCTACTCACTACGCCGTGGCGATAAGATATGATAAAAGTCGCGATGAGGCGCCGATAATACTTGCCAAAGGTGTTGATTTTTTAGCATTGCAAATCAAAAAAATAGCCGTTGAAAATGGTGTGCAAATTTATGAAAACCCACCACTCGCAAGAGAGCTTTATAAAATTTGTGAAGTCGATGATACGATACCAGCACATCTTTTTAGAGCCGTGGCCGAAGTGCTAAGCTTCGTTTATATGAGCAATAAACAAAAATTTAAAGATAAGCTTTGA